A region of the Candidatus Methylomirabilota bacterium genome:
ATCGCCCTGATCAAGCCCGGCGTCGGCACCGACAAGATCGCGCGCGCCTTCCCCAAGGCCCAGGAGATCGGGTTCGAGAGCGAGATGGGCGCCTTCGGTCTCAACTTCTGCCACGGTATCGGCCTCGGCCTGCATGAGCGCCCCATCACCAGCCGCCTCAACTCCTTCGACGATCCCATGGAGTTGGAGGCGGGGATGATGTTCGCCGTAGAGACTTACTGCCCGGCTACCGACGGCGTCTCGGCCGCCCGCATCGAAGAGGAAGTCATCGTCACGCCCGCCGGCGCCCAGATCATCACCCTCTTCCCCGCCAACGAGCTGCCGATCGCGAACAAGTACTGAGGTGTCATGGCGTGAAGGCCGGCGCCCTCATCGCTTTGTTCGTCCTGGGCGTCTTCTCCGGTACTCTCATGGCCGGGGCGTCAGGGAGATGGCGGCTGCCGGCAGTCCTCGGCGTGACGCCGCACGAATAGGGCAGGAGGGAGATGAGCGCGGTGGGCACGGAGTCGGTGGGCGAACGACAGATCTCCCGCATCAGCGTGATCGCGGAGCGCGAGTATCTGGGCGCCGTCCTCGCGTTTCTGCGCGAGGCCGCCGGCCGGCTCGGCCTCCCCGCGCCGGACGTCGCGGGGCTCGAGCACGCCGTCGAGGAAGTCTGCGTGAACGTCCTCGAGCAGGGGTTCGGCCCGGGCCAGGCCGCGAGCTTCGACGTGGTGCTCTTGCGCCGGCCCGGCCACGTCGTGGTGGCGGTCGAGGACCAGGGTCTGCCCTTCGATTTCATGAGCCTCGAGGCGGGCGCGGGGTCCAGGCTCGCCGCCCCGTCGCTGAGTCGCTTCGCCGATGCCGTGCGCTTCGTGAACCTCGGCATCCGGGGCAACCGCGTGGAGATCGTCAAGCGGCTGCCGTTCGAGCACATCGAGGCCTACATCGCCGGAGGCAAGGCGGCACCGGTGGCTCCGGCGCCGACCGAGACATCCACCGCTCCCGTGACCCTGCGCCTGATGACGCCCAATGACGCCATCGCCGTGGCGCGCTGCACGTACGCCGTCTATGGCTACACCCTGCCCGACGACTACCTGTACTTTCCGGAACGCCTGCGCGAGATGCTCGACGGCGGGCTGCTCGAGGTGTGCATCGGCGCGACACCCGATGGGGAAGTCGTCAGCTACCTGACCTGCGAGGTGGAGCATTCCGGCGCGCCCGTCGGCTACATGGAAGAAGGCTTGGTCGATCCGCGCTTCCGCCACCATGGCCTGCTCGAGCAGATGCTGAAGTTCATCCAACGCCGCGCGGCCGACCGGGGCATGCTCGGTCTGTACGGGGAAGCCGTCACCGTGCACCCCTACTCTCAGAAGAGCAACCTCGCCCTCGGCTTTGCCGAGATGGGGGTGCAGCTCGCCGATGAGGCGCCCACCGTCGTCTTCAAGCAGATGGCCGACGCCGAATCGAAGACGCGCACGGCCACCATCCTCAACTTCCTCAAGACGAACGAGGGACCGCGCCGCGCCGTGTACGCGCCGCCGCATCACCGGGCGATGATCGAGCGTCTCTACGCGCACGGCGCGCTTCGACGCGACCTGAAAGACGACGCGGTCGCCCCCGGCTCGACGCCGACGTCCGGAGCGCAGGTGAGGGTCGACGCGTTCCCGGCGTGGAGCGAGGCGTCGATCCGCGTCACCGCGTATGGCGCCGATCTTCCGAACCTCGTCCGTGCCCGGCTGCGCGAGCTGTGCCTGCGCCGGATCGACTGGATCTGCCTCGACCTGCCGCTCTCGCATCCGGGAGCCCGC
Encoded here:
- a CDS encoding GNAT family N-acetyltransferase; amino-acid sequence: MSAVGTESVGERQISRISVIAEREYLGAVLAFLREAAGRLGLPAPDVAGLEHAVEEVCVNVLEQGFGPGQAASFDVVLLRRPGHVVVAVEDQGLPFDFMSLEAGAGSRLAAPSLSRFADAVRFVNLGIRGNRVEIVKRLPFEHIEAYIAGGKAAPVAPAPTETSTAPVTLRLMTPNDAIAVARCTYAVYGYTLPDDYLYFPERLREMLDGGLLEVCIGATPDGEVVSYLTCEVEHSGAPVGYMEEGLVDPRFRHHGLLEQMLKFIQRRAADRGMLGLYGEAVTVHPYSQKSNLALGFAEMGVQLADEAPTVVFKQMADAESKTRTATILNFLKTNEGPRRAVYAPPHHRAMIERLYAHGALRRDLKDDAVAPGSTPTSGAQVRVDAFPAWSEASIRVTAYGADLPNLVRARLRELCLRRIDWICLDLPLSHPGAR